The DNA sequence CTCTGGGTCCTCATAAAAAAACAGAGGGGCTACTATACCAGCCACCTCATGGATCATGGCGAGGTTGATGCGAAAACCATAATATCCGCCATCCTGGGATTCACTGGTCTTGTGGTGTTCTGCAGAATACTCGTATACAGTGCCGTTGGGATCGCTGAGATCATGAATGTTCCTGAGATGATAATCGGTCTTTTTGCCCTCGCAATAGGCACAAGCCTCGCTGAACTGGTCGTTGCTGTTAACTCTGCAATGAAGCGTATGTGCAGCCTGTCCCTTGGAACCGTCCTGGGGAGCAACATATTCAACATCCTGATAGGCATCGGGGTTCCATCACTCTTTGTTAGGATCCCTGTTGAGCCCCTATCCCTCATTCTTGACGCTCCAGTGCTCATGGGGGTGACAGTGGCCGTCATGTACTTCATGTGGACTGATATGGAGCTCAGGAGGGTTGAGGGGGTTGCACTGGTGGCATTTTACCT is a window from the Methanothermobacter thermautotrophicus str. Delta H genome containing:
- a CDS encoding calcium/sodium antiporter, with translation MSVIILLFLFTVSLIGVIKSADIFVDRIVDIGRALGISQIILGVTVAAAGTSLPEFGSALISVLTGNPDLGVGVVIGSNIWNIAGIIGISAILSCAVTTNRDEIRRDGLFGLLSILILTFFMLMGPVGPLTGVVLLALYGVYLWVLIKKQRGYYTSHLMDHGEVDAKTIISAILGFTGLVVFCRILVYSAVGIAEIMNVPEMIIGLFALAIGTSLAELVVAVNSAMKRMCSLSLGTVLGSNIFNILIGIGVPSLFVRIPVEPLSLILDAPVLMGVTVAVMYFMWTDMELRRVEGVALVAFYLAYAVIRITLTR